The segment CGACTGAAATTTTCCACGATAACAAGGGTATCTTCAGAAATGTTCCTCAAGGTGTGGCTGTCACCCGATATCACTCATTGGCGGGCACCCAGCAATCACTACCTGCCGAGTTGGAAATCACTGCAAGAACTGCGAACGGCATTATCATGGGTGTGAGACATAAGGAATATACCGTGGAGGGCGTGCAGTTCCATCCGGAATCCATTTTGACCGAAGAAGGCCatttgatgatgagaaatATTCTGAGTGTCGAGGGGGGCACCTGGAAACAGAACGACATGAAGAGCGTACCTAATGGAGTTGGCAAAACTAAGATCTCCACACTGGAAAGGATATACGAGCAACGGAAAAAAGATGTTGAGATTTTAATGAAGACTCCAGGCTTCACCTTGCAAGATCTGCAAACGAATTACAGCCTCGGTTTGGCACCAAAATGCCAGAACTTTTACGATAGACTTATCGCATGTCAGGGTAGGGCAGCCGTCCTCGCCGAAGTCAAAAGGGCTTCTCCATCAAAAGGCGATATCCAACCCAATGCGGTGGCAGCAGAGCAAGCATTGAAATATGCCAGAGCAGGGGCTTCTGCAATTTCTGTGCTTACAGAACCGCACTGGTTCAAAGGTAGTCTACAAGATCTGATTAACGTAAGAAGAGCTTTAGACTTGGAATATGCTGATAATCCTTCTGCCAGACCTTGCGTTCTAAGAAAAGagttcatcttcagcaagtACCAAATACTGGAGGCAAAGCTTGCTGGCGCAGACACCGTTTTGCTGATAGTCAAGATGTTGGATCAAGGACTTTTGCAAGACTTGTACGATTATGCCACAAAAGAGATGGGACTAGAGCCTCTCGTTGAAGTGAactcaaaagaagaattggagCGAGCATTGGCTATAAATGCCAGAGTTATTGGTGTCAATAATAGGGACCTACACTCGTTTACCGTTGACCTGAATACGACCAGCAGTTTGGTTGGTTCCGTTCCAGCAGGAAAGCTTCTGATTGCTCTTTCTGGTATTACCAGCAGTAAAGATGCTGAGGAATACAAAAAAGAAGGTGTAAAGGGTCTTTTAGTGGGAGAAGCTTTAATGAAATCAAGCAATGTCGAATCCTTTATCAAAGACCTCTCTTTCTGAGTAGGCCTAAGCAGTAATTCTAAAAGTTACATATAGATGCGAATATCAAGTAGACTTTATCGCAACGCCCTTCAATAGTCAGCACAAAACGTATCGTTAAACGCCGACCATCGTCTAGTCTTTCTTCCCAACGTTAGGCTTAACAAATTTAGAGCTGGGAACATATTTCAGTCCTTTGAActccttttctttgttgtGGGTTTGTTGTGCCACTACAAAACCAACGTCGACCAATTTCGGCCAGTTGACATATTGTAAGCCGTTTTGTATCAAGAATCGAGCAGCGACTATCAAAATGATGGCAGCGCTTAGAAAGAATGTTAGATTCTTACTGCTTGTAAAATgatcttttggaaagaCAATTGTGGCTCCTAATACGGTCAACGCAGCATAAATTACCGTTGGCATGAACTGGATGTAAAGTGGTCTTCTGTCTGGGAATGGTGACTGGATAGAGGTCATGTATGGCCTGAAATTACCCAAGATTAGATCGTAGGAATCTTGCCGAGGGCCATCGGAGAGGTTGTTTTGGTAGTATCGAGAAGCAGAATTGACAAAATCTTTGACAGCCCCGGACCGGGTACGCTTGCCCGTTCTCGTAAAGTCTGTCTTCAGAGCGCAGGTGCCAGAATAAGAGCAACTGACTGCATCGGCGTTGTCAGCCCAAAAGCTTTGGAAAGTTGATAGCAGCTGGACGTCTTCTTCCCAGGCCGCACTGTTTGTAATTACGCCTGCTCTttcgagttcttcttgcaaAACCCAGTGAGCCAACACAGACTGGACAACATTAGTTCTATCTAGACAGTCCATACAATTGGTTCTGACGACGGACTTTTGCTCGCTTACAATCTTTATAGTCTCTCCGCTTGGTGACCTGACAACATGAAAGAAATCGGTTTTCTTCAGTCCCATCTCTTTCAGATGGTCAATCAAAAGCTTAACTCTGTACCATCTCATTTTTCGACATTCATGATGGAAATCAAAATAAATGTAGTGTAGTTTTGGATCATTGAGAGCGTGAACGGCAGATTCGTAGGCATCCTTAACTGGTAGCTCATGACCACTTTGGTTCACCAAATTAACCAGATAGTTGTCACCATAAAGCTCtttttgctcatcaaaaTGTTTTTTAGCCGCATCCAAAGATGATTGTTCACCAATAACTAGACTAGGCTTGTACTTCAAGTTGTTGATTTCCGCCCAGTAAACCGGAACGGAACCCCTCGTCTGAAGGAAAGAGAACTGTTGGATGTTTTCCTTTCTTAAACCTTGCACGGTCAGGATCTGCTCCGTTTCGTTGAAGTTTCCAACGTTACCGTCCTCGTCGATCCCACGACGGAAATATCTTGTACCTGCCCGGAACCTGCTGCGCCTAGTAATCAGCCCCACGGAGATCGGAACAGAGTTCAACACTTTATCAACAGTTTTTGCATAACCGTAAATGACCGGCTGGATGAAATCAGAGACGTGGCTCTCTGTACTAGCAAGGTTTCGAAGATCCTCTGTCAAATAATGGTTCCAGAAAAAACGAGTATCAGCTGTTTTCCAAGATGCAGGGCCTATTTTTTCGTTCCTTTGCAGCGAGTTGGTCAGATCATAAGTGTAGGAGAAGTGCAGAGATGAGTCATTCAAATGCATCTCCAGAAGCTTCAGGTACTCCGATTCGTCCGAATCCACCCTGGCATTTTTCTTGACGGGGATGATAGAGTAATCAACAATCTTGTATATCACATGCCGATTCAATCTGCCTGTTTCCTCGACCCTGTTCGCAATAATCGCGTatctgttcaatttcagctTGATAAATCCCAGCAATGCAGCtattttcttgatcttacCTTGCAGAGGAAACTCCTCTAGACCTACTAAGCTGACATTCTGATCCTGACACGATAGTTGGATTACTGTATCCGCCTTTTCCGATGTCGACGCCGACTTAAACACCAATCCTTCTGAAGTCCTACTATACAACAAAGGTCCCGCCATTGATCCTCAAAGAAGCCTACAACTGTTCCAAGCTCAACAGGCCGTCGACAACTCGATTTTAATCCTTATCAGATCTTTATAACGGCTAGTTTTCTCGAGGGTATATATATATAGTTCACTGAATATTTTCATTTTGGCAGACGAGGCTGCTTAAACGAGATAGCACTGCCTTCTaaaatgccaagaaatagTTTAAATAGAACTGATATCGATT is part of the Torulaspora globosa chromosome 7, complete sequence genome and harbors:
- the TRP3 gene encoding bifunctional anthranilate synthase/indole-3-glycerol-phosphate synthase (ancestral locus Anc_1.532), encoding MSAKKVVLIDNYDSFTWNLYEYLCQEGADVEVYRNDKITVEEVIQLKPDVILISPGPGHPRTDSGVSRDCIRHFAGKIPVFGICMGQQCMFDVFGGEVAYAGEIVHGKTTEIFHDNKGIFRNVPQGVAVTRYHSLAGTQQSLPAELEITARTANGIIMGVRHKEYTVEGVQFHPESILTEEGHLMMRNILSVEGGTWKQNDMKSVPNGVGKTKISTLERIYEQRKKDVEILMKTPGFTLQDLQTNYSLGLAPKCQNFYDRLIACQGRAAVLAEVKRASPSKGDIQPNAVAAEQALKYARAGASAISVLTEPHWFKGSLQDLINVRRALDLEYADNPSARPCVLRKEFIFSKYQILEAKLAGADTVLLIVKMLDQGLLQDLYDYATKEMGLEPLVEVNSKEELERALAINARVIGVNNRDLHSFTVDLNTTSSLVGSVPAGKLLIALSGITSSKDAEEYKKEGVKGLLVGEALMKSSNVESFIKDLSF
- the SAC1 gene encoding phosphatidylinositol-3-phosphatase SAC1 (ancestral locus Anc_1.533); translated protein: MAGPLLYSRTSEGLVFKSASTSEKADTVIQLSCQDQNVSLVGLEEFPLQGKIKKIAALLGFIKLKLNRYAIIANRVEETGRLNRHVIYKIVDYSIIPVKKNARVDSDESEYLKLLEMHLNDSSLHFSYTYDLTNSLQRNEKIGPASWKTADTRFFWNHYLTEDLRNLASTESHVSDFIQPVIYGYAKTVDKVLNSVPISVGLITRRSRFRAGTRYFRRGIDEDGNVGNFNETEQILTVQGLRKENIQQFSFLQTRGSVPVYWAEINNLKYKPSLVIGEQSSLDAAKKHFDEQKELYGDNYLVNLVNQSGHELPVKDAYESAVHALNDPKLHYIYFDFHHECRKMRWYRVKLLIDHLKEMGLKKTDFFHVVRSPSGETIKIVSEQKSVVRTNCMDCLDRTNVVQSVLAHWVLQEELERAGVITNSAAWEEDVQLLSTFQSFWADNADAVSCSYSGTCALKTDFTRTGKRTRSGAVKDFVNSASRYYQNNLSDGPRQDSYDLILGNFRPYMTSIQSPFPDRRPLYIQFMPTVIYAALTVLGATIVFPKDHFTSSKNLTFFLSAAIILIVAARFLIQNGLQYVNWPKLVDVGFVVAQQTHNKEKEFKGLKYVPSSKFVKPNVGKKD